A genomic region of Nitrososphaerales archaeon contains the following coding sequences:
- a CDS encoding NUDIX hydrolase, with protein MGVTLRRKVERIYPDRPIAAVGAVIKKEDKVLLVKRRFEPGVGKWSIPGGLIELGEKVHDAVVREVREEVGLVVKIERLIDVVDNIVYDEEGRIKYHYVIADYLVCPISGELKTSDEVVELKWVTKEDLKGLDLTRTCRRLLEQIGFINE; from the coding sequence GGAGAAAGGTTGAGCGAATATACCCCGATCGTCCGATAGCGGCCGTGGGTGCTGTAATAAAGAAAGAAGATAAAGTGCTATTGGTTAAGAGGAGGTTCGAACCGGGTGTAGGGAAATGGTCCATACCCGGAGGTTTGATAGAGTTAGGTGAAAAGGTTCACGATGCGGTGGTGAGAGAAGTAAGGGAGGAGGTGGGTTTGGTCGTAAAGATCGAAAGGCTGATCGATGTAGTAGATAATATAGTATACGATGAGGAAGGGAGGATTAAGTACCATTATGTAATAGCAGATTATTTGGTCTGTCCGATTTCAGGGGAGTTGAAGACCAGTGATGAGGTTGTAGAGTTAAAATGGGTGACGAAGGAGGATTTGAAGGGGCTCGATCTGACCCGTACGTGCAGAAGGCTCTTGGAGCAGATCGGATTCATCAACGAATAG